The Paraburkholderia megapolitana genomic sequence CGCACATGTTCGGGATTCTGCTTAGTGCGTTCAATGTTGTTCTCGGGTTCGTGGTGCGCTCGATCATCGCGCGTTTCTTTGCCTATTTCGTGATGTACTTCATCACGACCGAGTTCGTCGCCGTTCTCCAGAGCGCGGGAATACTGCCGTCCGCCTCGGCACTGACTGGCGCGTTTGGAGGCATCGGTAGCGACGTGTGGTACTTCATGGATCTGTGCGCGTTCGGCTACGGTGTGCCGCTGCTGGTGTCGGCGTACGCCACGCGTTTCATCATCCGCCGTATTCCCGTGATCGGCTAACGACATGGCAATTAACGCTTACTGCGGCGTGATGGGTTCCGGCAAGTCGTATGAGGTTGTGTCCGGGCCGCTGCTCGATGCGGTCGCGGCAGGCCGTCGTGTCGTGACGAACATCGACGGCGTGAATGAGGACGTGATTCACGACTATCTGCACGGCAAGCGCGGCGTGCCACTGGAACACCTCGGCGCAATCGTCCACGTTCGCACCGACGACATGCGCGCGGCTGACTTCTTTCCGGTCGAAATGGAAAGCTCGGGTGGTGCGACGGTGACACCGGGTTTCGTCAAACCGGGTGACCTCGTTGTGGTTGATGAGGCGTGGAAGCTGTGGGCGACCGACAAAAAGGTCAGTCCGGAACACATGAATTTCTTTCGTATGCATCGCCACTTCGTGCATGAGGAAACGGGTGTGGCCTGCGACGTGGTGCTCATGATCCAGAGCATTGCGGACCTGCACCGTTCGATTCGCGCCGTCATCGAACTATCGTTCGTGATGGTCAAGCTCAAGAGCCTGGGCATCTCGAAGGGCTATCGCGTCGAGATGTACGAAACGGGCAAACAGACGAACCGCAATCGCACAGGAACGTTCGTGCGCAAGTACCGGCCGGAGATTTTTCCGCTGTACAAGAGCTATGCGGGTGGAGCGGGCAAGGAAAGCACCGTTGACAAGCGTCAGAACGTCCTTGCGAATCCGATGCTGTGGCTACTGGTTGGCGGTATGGCCGTCGTGGTTGCGGTGGGCTGGTGGGGCGCGTGGCGGTTTTTTCATCCGCCTGGCCGACCGGCTGCGGCCAAAGCGGCTGCGAGCGCTGCTCACGCATCGGCCGCTTCGGGCACATCAGCGGTGAGTACGACGCCTGCAGTGCCGCCCGTATCAGACGTGTGGCGTGTGGTCGGTGGCTACACAGTAGATGGCCTGTCGTGGGTACTGCTCGCGGACGCTGCAGGACATCTGCGCGTCGAGTCGCCGGCCGCGTTCATCGGTAGTGGCATTACGCGCGTTGGCGTGGTCGACGGCCAGCGTGTCACTCAATGGTCCGGTGCTGGCAAGTCGGGTTCATTGCTCGCAGGGGCGGCCAAATGAAACGCTGGCTTGTCACGCTGCTGGCTGTCTGCCGCCTGGCAATGGCTGACCCGTCGACCGGCACGGCGGGCATGCCTCCATTGCCGCCAGGCATGCCGCCGGTTACTTCCCCTGCGATAACGCCGACCATTGCGTCGATGGGTGCATTGCCGCGCATCGGTGGCTCGCGCATCGATCTGCGGTTTGTGCCGGTCGCGCAGGTGGTCGACCTGATTTACGCCGATCTGCTGCAGGCGCCCTATGTGATCGATCCGGACGTGCTGACCGATACGCGGCCGGTGTCGTTCCGCTTTGACCGCGCACAGGGCGACGTACGCGCGTTCCTGTCGTCGTTTCTCGATTCGCTCGGCTACAGCGTGACGCAACGCGATGGCGTCGACTACGTGGCAAAGGCGAAGCTCTCGAAAGAACAGGCCGACCGGGATACGTTCGTGTACACGCCGAAATACCGGAATGCCGATTACCTCTCGCGTCTCGTCGCACCGATGTTCCAGGGCCGCTTTACCGAAAACCATCCGGTAGCGACGCCGGAAGGGGCGAAGGTCGCCAGCGACGTACCGCAGACATCGGCCGCGGGGCTTATCGACCAGTCGGCCGATGTACTGGTGTTCGTCGGTTCGGCGCGTGAGGTGGTGATGTTGAAAAAGCTGCTGCCCGATCTGGATACGCCGGTAGGCAATGTATCGGTGCGTGCGTGGGTCTATGAGGTCACAGAAACGGGCAACAACAATTCGGCGTTCCAGCTTGCAATGAGCGTGCTAGGTGGGCGCGTGGGGGCTTCGCTGAACGTCGGGAGCATCCACGACACCGACAACGCGATACGGCTGTCTGTGGGCGGTTTTAGCGCGGCGCTGGCTGCGTTGAACAGTGACTCGCGGTTCAAGGTGTTGACGTCGCCCAATCTTCGCGTGCGCTCGGGCGATACGGCCAGTCTGAACGTTGGTGAGTCGGTGCCGGTGATCGGCTCGGTGTCGTATCCGAGCGCATCGGCCGCGCCGGTGCAGAGCGTCCAGTATCAGGACGCGGGTGTGATTTTTCAGGTGCAGCCGACCGTGAAGCGCGACACGATAGACCTGCACCTCGTTGAGGAAATCAGCAGTTTCGTGAAGACAACGACGGGCGTGAACGACTCTCCGACCAAGGACACGCGCAAGGTCGAAAGCTCGTTCAGCGTGGCCGATGGTGATGTGCTGCTGATTGGCGGACTGACGCAGGATCAGGACACGCGTGTGAACAGCGGCTTGTCGTTCCTGCCGCGATGGATGGCGGGACATACGGGAACGACGGCGAAAACTGAAATCCTGCTGCTGTTGCAGGTTCAGAAAATCTGACGCGTTAGTGCAACTGCTGGAAAGCGGCGATTGCCGCCTGGACGATCTTCGTTGAGAACGCGGCGAGGCCACCGATAACGGTTAATGCGATGGTGGCGAGTAGCGCGGCTTGCTGGTCGCGCCGAGTTACTCGCAGGCGCTTGCGTCGGAAGCGATCGATGCGGGCGCGTAGTTCGACGTACCTGATGTATAACGCATACATGTGGTTCCCCGGTGTCTGTTGTTTGCGGCGAGTGTATCGCACCTCTGTTTTTGGGCGTCGAGCGTCAGGAGTGTCCGGCACGTTGTCGAAGCGATGGACCGCTGCGGTGGTGTTGCGAAGCGCGAACGGTTATCGCGCGACTCAGCGCGGCCCGCCGGACCGAGTAGCGGGTAGTAACGCGAGCGAGGAACGAAGGCGTTGTGGCTGGCTAGGCAACCCCTCACTGCAAAACTGCTGTTACGCGGGAACTCTGATGATACGAAGAGTGGTAGATCTGTGCGGCGACCTTTGCTCGACAGGGGGCTCGTTGTAGCTAACAATGACTAGTCGCAAACCCAGAGTGTATGGGCGTCGACGGTTTCGAATGAGTCGGCTACGGGAATTTTTATTCGGGGAATACAAATGGCAAGCGAAGCTTGGAATACGTTCGAGAAAAATATTAAAGATGTCATTACGCTTCACAACCTGCATACCAGGGTTGCGATGACTGACTCGTCGGCCCCACCAGAAACGGAAGTTCTAAATCGGGCGGGTATCGTTCTGACCACGTCTTTTTGGGAGGCTTTTTGTGAGGACGTGGCGGCTGAGGCGCTCGAAAAGATTGTTGCGTCAGCAAAGGATGCGAGCGTTCTACCCAAAGAGATCAAAAAACAGATAGCGAGAGAATTGAAGGCGAATTCGAACGAAGTTGCGGTATGGGACTTGGCTGGTGACAATTGGAGGGTGTTGCTGCAGACACGACTTGCCGCTCTTCAGGACGCTCGAAACAAGAAGTTGAATACTCCCAAGTCGCAGAATATCGATGATCTTTTTGAATCAGCAATTGGGCTTCCCGGCGTGTCCTCGGGGTGGACGATAGAGTACTGTACAGAACCGGGTAAAACTATATTGATGGATGCAGACGCGACGCGAAAGAAGCTCGATGAAATGGTGACGCTACGGGGTGAGATCGCGCACCGGGGAAAGGCTAAGGCGGCGATTATGAAGGACGACGTGAAGGACTACGCGATGTTCGTGGCTGGCATCGCTATATCTATCAATCGTCAACTGAGCGAGTACGTTCAGTCGATTTCGGGAGTCAAGCCTTGGTGACCCTACCGGTTGTTGCGCGGCTAGTCTGTGTTCATAGAGCGGCTGCACACGGTCATCGAGGATCGCGTACAGAGCGTCGAAGTTCGACGGATTGGACGCTATCTATGCGTGGGTACCCGTACAAGCGGTGGCGTTGGAGTTCGCGCGCTCGGTGCTGTACCGGCCATCGCGTTTGAAATCTCTGCTATGGTTTCGAAGTAACGTTTAACATCGCAGGCTGTTTCGAGTACACCTGACGCACGTTTTATCGCAGGATTATCGCCATTAACGTAGAGGTCAAGTCGCGGGTCGGGTCGTAAGAACATCGAGAAAACCTTCATACAGTTAGACAGTATTCCTAACCGCATAGATGCCGTAACTCCGTCCTTCTTAGGCATACATTCGAGCACGAGTTGTGTTGAACTAGGGTCGTGTACTTGTCGATTGTTTGTAATGCAGTCGTCGACCAAATCAGTGGCAACTTTCATGTCCTCGGTGATTGTGAGCGCCCCGTAGTCGCCGGTGGCGAACTGATGAAGAGTGGCAATCGTAGGGGAGTCGGCGACAAGCCGTTCTTGCCATTTTTCGCTGGCCGCGTCGAATGTCTTGCGTGCTTCGGCTATTTCGTTTGGTGTTGCTCCGTGTTCCTGCAGCGAAATCAATAGCCTGCCACGGTACGAGTAATCGGCAAAACCTACGGACAGATCGTCATATGCCGTTCGCAGTTCACTCATGCTTTTCACAAGAGATTCGCGTTCACGCTGGAGGTGTTCCTGCAGAGCTACGAGCCCATTTCCGATGATGCCTGTCAGGACGAATCCGACTGCGACCAACACAGCAGGGTGCTTTGAGTATCTATTGAGTCGTCTGAGTAGCCGTTGTTTCTGTCGCGGATCGGGTGCGATCAGAAAGCCTTTGCGGGTCAGTGTTCGCCATTTGAACGATACGAGCCTTCTCCGCATCGTGCTTTTGAGAAAGTGACCTAGGTATTCGAGCAGAGTAAGTAACACCCAGACGGTCACTACAATGAGTACCCATTGGATTAGCCGCTGCTGCGTTAGTATTGTTTTTATTTGTTCGAGCATCGCTTCATATTGTTGACAGTCAGTGTTTTGGTTTGCGCAGTGGTTGGAAAGTCTCAGCGTCGTAGTCGTCTGTGAGCGCCCGGCCATCGCTCTTACGGATTTTCATGAAAAACAGTGTCGGTGCGAAATTGGGATCGCCACCGCAAGCGGGTGTGTGATTCTCCCGGACCTGTATAAGAAAGTCCTTGCCTTCATCTGTGATCTGGAAGTCCAGACACTCGATCTTGTCTGACGTTAACTCGTATTTTTCAATGAGCGCTGACGCTTTGAGCGTCGCGGCGTTTTCATCCGGTACTGCAAGTCGTTTCGCCTGTGCAGCGGTGCAGGCAATGAGGGCGAGTGCGAAGATAGTGGCGCGTCGTTTCATTACGGGGCCGTCGTGTCGTACTGGTCGAGGTGGTGTGAGTGGATGATGGTAAGCAGTTTTGCTGCGTAATGTGGATCTGTTGCGTATCCGTTCTGGGCGAGAATCATGGCACACGTGATAGTCCGCTGCCGTTGGTAGCATTCTCGAAATCGAGGGTTGTCTCGAACCTGGTCGGCCCAGTCCTGCGCGGCGTCGTCATAGCTGGAGTAAGCGCGGAACGTGCCTTGGGTGAGGGTAGCTGTTCCGTTGATGTTTTCGTGTGTAGCAAACGTAGCGGAAGCGCCGTTTGGGGCTCGGCCTTTCATGCCGAAATACGCATTGGCTACAACGCGTGTTCCCCAGCGGGTCTCGAGTGCCGATTGTGCCAGGACGATCCCGGCCGGGATGCCGTAGCGCCTCTGGATGTCCTGCGCGCTGGCAAGATGGGTGTCTAGGAACGCCTGCACCTGGGGCGGCGTCGAGTGCGCTTTGTGGTGTTTGTGAGCGGTATGTGTTGGCATGACAGGCAAGCCTTTGAGATCGATTAGAGCGGGTTCGAGCATGCCATGAGAGTTCTGCAACGACAATTATTTAGATGATGCATTGGGCATAACATTGAATAAGACTGTCAAAAAGCCTTCAGTTTTGCTGTTTGGGGGACGTTTTCCCGGATTTAAGTCTGTCCGGGAGGTTGCGTGACTCAGCTTGAGCTTTGGCCGCGTGAAGCGGTGTCTGCTGCCGAGTTGGCTGTCGTGGTGGGAGAAATTCGAAACCTGTACTGGCATATCCGGAACACGCGTCGCGGTATGCACGATGCGCGGCGTCGGCAGGTTTATCGTAAGATCGAGGTCCAAAAAAAACGCCTGCAGGTTGCAGGCGTCTCGAAGCGGGAGATTCTGGATTTTCTAGCTTGCTGCCGGTCGAAGCAGTGTTGCGGAAAAGGTTGCCTTGGCTGCTCGCCGCAGACGGCGCAGCTTGGACAACAAATTTGACATAATATAAATTAGCAACATCAGTGGTACCTAAAGGAGTGTTGCGGGTTTTGCCTTTTTGCCCAGGATCGAACGCAACGGCCATGTATGATTTGGCACCTTTTCTATGTTGCGTCGATCAATGACTTTCCTTCAGTTATCGGATTCGCTGGTTCCAGGGCAACTGAGAAGCGTCACGCTTGTCGGCAAACCTCCGATACCGCGATATTGGGCCAGCGTCTGGCTGATCATGTCGATGGGCCACCTGGCCGAATCGACCCAAACCGGCAAGCTTCGGTACATTGAAGATCTGTACCAGCATGCGGACCGGATTCTGGGGCCAAACGGTCTCGACGATGCTCTTGCTGATGTCGATGACGGCGCGCTGGCCGACGTTCTTGAATCGTGGTTTGTCTCGATCCGGAACCGGTCGCGAGCAACCCGAGCCGACGAGTTGCGCTGGCACGCTGGCCTCGGCTTTGTAACTGATGTGCTGACCTGGCTTTCCAGGAGCCGGATTCCGGACGATCGTCTGCGAGGCATAGAGGCGCGGCTACATAGGCTTTCGACCTTGTACAGCCAATTGCACGTGCGAAAAAGCAGTCAGGCTGAAACTGTCCGCTCGTTGCCAGCCTCCGTCGTGGAGGCGCTTTACGATCTGCTGGACCCGGAGTCCGGTCGGAATCCGTTCAAGCATGCGAGGACCCGCTGGCGTGTTTACATTGCCTTCGTGCTGATGCTGCATCAAGGTCTGCGGCGCGGCGAGTTGCTGCTGCTTACGGCAGACTGTGTGAAATCCGGTTTCGACAGGAAACGACAAACGCTGCGCTATTGGCTCAACGTCCAAGAAAATGAATACGATGACGCAGAAGCCGACGAGTCAATCGACTCACGGTATTCGAAGCCAAGCATTAAAACAGTCCATTCTCTCCGACAGATTCCTGTCAGCCCGCTAACGGCGCAACTGGTTCAGACCTACGTTGAAAACTACCGCGGTCGCCCTAGCCACCCCTTCCTGCTCAATTCATCTGTCGGCAACCCGCTCGCGACTGAGTCACTGACGAAAGCGTTTCGCGAAGTTTCGAAGGCATTGCCAGACCCGGTACGCCAGGAATTGAGCGATCGCAGTGACAAGGACTCCGTTATGCCGCATGACTTACGCCACACCTGTGCGGTCGTTCGCTTACATCAATTGCTGGATAACGGTGACCCGATGGACGAGGCGTTGCAGAAGATGAGAACGTTCTTCGGGTGGTCGAAGAAATCGGTGATGCCCTCGCGCTACGCACGGGCCGTGTTCGAGGATCGGTTAGCGGACGTGTGGAATGACAGCTTTGATGAGCGCGTAGCGTTGCTGCGCGCAATTCCGTAAGGACTCTGACCATGCAACTGTCTCGTAGTATCGGCGTTACGGGTGTCGCTCGCGATGCTGGAGAGTTGATTGCCGACATAGTCTCACGACTTCCAGCCCTTCCTCCCGTCATCCGTTACTACGACGAATTTGATGACACCACCCGTTCGATCGCCGCGCCCACGGAAGCGAAGGTATTCGAACTGTGGATCTACGGGCGACTGCATAGGCTGGACTTCGATCGCTATCCAGGTGCATACGGCATGCTGGT encodes the following:
- a CDS encoding DUF2523 family protein; this encodes MFGILLSAFNVVLGFVVRSIIARFFAYFVMYFITTEFVAVLQSAGILPSASALTGAFGGIGSDVWYFMDLCAFGYGVPLLVSAYATRFIIRRIPVIG
- a CDS encoding zonular occludens toxin domain-containing protein gives rise to the protein MAINAYCGVMGSGKSYEVVSGPLLDAVAAGRRVVTNIDGVNEDVIHDYLHGKRGVPLEHLGAIVHVRTDDMRAADFFPVEMESSGGATVTPGFVKPGDLVVVDEAWKLWATDKKVSPEHMNFFRMHRHFVHEETGVACDVVLMIQSIADLHRSIRAVIELSFVMVKLKSLGISKGYRVEMYETGKQTNRNRTGTFVRKYRPEIFPLYKSYAGGAGKESTVDKRQNVLANPMLWLLVGGMAVVVAVGWWGAWRFFHPPGRPAAAKAAASAAHASAASGTSAVSTTPAVPPVSDVWRVVGGYTVDGLSWVLLADAAGHLRVESPAAFIGSGITRVGVVDGQRVTQWSGAGKSGSLLAGAAK
- a CDS encoding type II secretion system protein GspD codes for the protein MKRWLVTLLAVCRLAMADPSTGTAGMPPLPPGMPPVTSPAITPTIASMGALPRIGGSRIDLRFVPVAQVVDLIYADLLQAPYVIDPDVLTDTRPVSFRFDRAQGDVRAFLSSFLDSLGYSVTQRDGVDYVAKAKLSKEQADRDTFVYTPKYRNADYLSRLVAPMFQGRFTENHPVATPEGAKVASDVPQTSAAGLIDQSADVLVFVGSAREVVMLKKLLPDLDTPVGNVSVRAWVYEVTETGNNNSAFQLAMSVLGGRVGASLNVGSIHDTDNAIRLSVGGFSAALAALNSDSRFKVLTSPNLRVRSGDTASLNVGESVPVIGSVSYPSASAAPVQSVQYQDAGVIFQVQPTVKRDTIDLHLVEEISSFVKTTTGVNDSPTKDTRKVESSFSVADGDVLLIGGLTQDQDTRVNSGLSFLPRWMAGHTGTTAKTEILLLLQVQKI
- a CDS encoding HEPN domain-containing protein, coding for MASEAWNTFEKNIKDVITLHNLHTRVAMTDSSAPPETEVLNRAGIVLTTSFWEAFCEDVAAEALEKIVASAKDASVLPKEIKKQIARELKANSNEVAVWDLAGDNWRVLLQTRLAALQDARNKKLNTPKSQNIDDLFESAIGLPGVSSGWTIEYCTEPGKTILMDADATRKKLDEMVTLRGEIAHRGKAKAAIMKDDVKDYAMFVAGIAISINRQLSEYVQSISGVKPW
- a CDS encoding glycoside hydrolase family 73 protein, producing the protein MLEPALIDLKGLPVMPTHTAHKHHKAHSTPPQVQAFLDTHLASAQDIQRRYGIPAGIVLAQSALETRWGTRVVANAYFGMKGRAPNGASATFATHENINGTATLTQGTFRAYSSYDDAAQDWADQVRDNPRFRECYQRQRTITCAMILAQNGYATDPHYAAKLLTIIHSHHLDQYDTTAP
- a CDS encoding tyrosine-type recombinase/integrase; protein product: MTFLQLSDSLVPGQLRSVTLVGKPPIPRYWASVWLIMSMGHLAESTQTGKLRYIEDLYQHADRILGPNGLDDALADVDDGALADVLESWFVSIRNRSRATRADELRWHAGLGFVTDVLTWLSRSRIPDDRLRGIEARLHRLSTLYSQLHVRKSSQAETVRSLPASVVEALYDLLDPESGRNPFKHARTRWRVYIAFVLMLHQGLRRGELLLLTADCVKSGFDRKRQTLRYWLNVQENEYDDAEADESIDSRYSKPSIKTVHSLRQIPVSPLTAQLVQTYVENYRGRPSHPFLLNSSVGNPLATESLTKAFREVSKALPDPVRQELSDRSDKDSVMPHDLRHTCAVVRLHQLLDNGDPMDEALQKMRTFFGWSKKSVMPSRYARAVFEDRLADVWNDSFDERVALLRAIP